From Plasmodium chabaudi chabaudi strain AS genome assembly, chromosome: 12, the proteins below share one genomic window:
- a CDS encoding conserved Plasmodium protein, unknown function (query 1815-1815;GPI_cleavage_site_score=0.152), with the protein MIKHNINYYERKEVIKRNVDEARLKLFNSIPKLSLFHLDNIEYKNGEIKESKQIEGVKKKTKLVDKTKLNKIKNNEPSGTYKKEYTIHQKYDNQINRKNKELIKNIYNNNKYSDLSKLRKTVLDNLNNGDKKNDQLFTLSLNVKNNKKNKLNNIDIKGKNNKSQAHINKPNVARTNKGGAKIIPVHNVKNKIDKTDKLYSDNNIGINKNTKNSCTYNRDKSKMLNQLCSEKSSKESKHLASCDIKGKKKKKIIIKNMIVSEKKYLKKGNLKIIPKEVKSIKKETDRKISLQKVTISNKNKSANINEKKKEKKIQNDTLCRSIKNKRNELVTQLRNKTMSIKYSMEEKGYKPISIISNITTKLKDDICDEGKIPNKKRIQKTSKICLGWKKDNKNMGIFSYSSETEEIEEAHRTENEEINMEIKNNTIERIDSITKDEFITNIDTELRDKKMNSTNFLWEKNSLQNNYVNKKYTNEEGNNFINSNNIMNKKRSKSLNSINDISPFNSILVTNDLRIKMCYSNNYIDVKKAIHDDIIKNKDQNKKIHTSINNYNILNSSDDLFLISMDSEKTRSSYILPKKKNSHTAINDTTNLVLGNNFNDEETFFNQGLENSLSNSLSYKRDLCKCNHNVICNYCTYKIQNKPVYNKQLFSSIKLTSSNKIELWNDQMMDSIFYPDNERIKSDQKISTYPHFDHKGVLFEPNKNAPSHCNTLTESNIFIFDIVDENYSKFVENENRNNNICNGEVKETNNLNEKQNDNGTEMHIFADNEYEKKNIKIKFEKNCAKGQKTKSKKMTNNVTLKKCKAEHKGVLTNLNEQPKNKDKKKKLKIICTSKSNNHSVNTFKDDNKKQEMIVKSKNGWYANISDLSHDAISRTKKKEKRRAKKQNSSNDHTRKYENSLVLCHLKTSENNPLCIPKESTKKRSTSLNGKKRDMKSSMKKIELKEKVLTNKFSEKYIDSLMAYRNSLLKNVEEEEDKNVTQNICEFHHSNINFKDDKTNQINKMAILKLLISDKNKKSYIKIEKENKIIKRLNTNLCVNKSKHIKKNKTKNGQIKKRNYNSIKANIILKKKNKIKSLLKRKHKKIFNRHQINNIEKENGSNIKSISMVINENLDNFMNKIEYVSNYNNNRNSHTFENVENGGENKTRTSKTVKRTNLWEEIHMPICGESYIEVLPNEQKYLCLNCDKKEIEREIKYSIYTKKYIKKKYNNKKKCSIKMKILYKRLYQTKDNTFFKIPQKMMTKNIMHNCDDEKEVDIQAEAETNTRLDNKIYDDPNLVIDNFVLAQGTPKDASMSKKKKKKKKLTLDCRNGKGGNENITHEVKNKKISYNNIVTIGKNETNFTKKKMPLNKFNRTSYSSENVANLVKPHKHAIQSAEVFSHKYESDTQNKLIKIKKPQNIVEPIEIGVNNLTKIDKISSNELNNVIISDNDINKVKNEKDVMKNKIELNFCFEDFLSSDLKQKLNHSNSSTNISSNSDNLNKLECEFSLDLEKYVLNHRINEISLKKKLTNVEMKNANFVEQSENVKETVHIKSNECEIVNNNLNSNKSEYVKNENSFKVVKAVDKDKLFCSNLFYSNRIINEQNEKDEKGEIKNKVFMKTTNIKDKISNKIQEIKNKNTNLFRALSMNNIYKTVFSKDVPFPIYENDYTTKEKQKKNSKSTSVNTSKHNSYELIKTKSLGYKKNSNYFSNPGYFTIKINEKGTSESRLKIEDFLNHFDKNQKLRNCYIPTSGNKVFFRRSKSAILFKRNNSKKNYEKKKYILQNYKKTQHEQNCITKQIDTNMKEKEKTIKKCVSMVNEDFIKNKFPPNKSLINNSIIYKNNFLSTPCFMFESTLKKNTSSPIGRH; encoded by the coding sequence ATGATTAAGCataacataaattattatgaaagGAAAGAGGTAATTAAAAGGAATGTAGACGAGGCTCGATTAAAACTATTTAACAGTATACCTAAACTTTCGTTATTTCATTTAGACAatatagaatataaaaatggagaAATAAAAGAGTCTAAACAAATTGAaggtgtaaaaaaaaaaacaaaacttGTAGATAAAACtaaattaaacaaaataaaaaataatgaaccATCTGGTACCTATAAAAAGGAGTATACAATTcatcaaaaatatgataaccAAATTaacagaaaaaataaagaacttattaaaaatatatacaataataataaatattcagaTTTATCAAAGCTAAGGAAAACCGTTTTAGACAACTTAAATAAtggtgataaaaaaaacgatcAGTTATTCACACTTTCTTTAAATGtaaagaataataaaaaaaataaattaaataatattgatataaagggaaagaataataaatctCAAGCTCATATTAATAAACCAAATGTTGCTCGTACAAATAAGGGTGGTGCGAAAATAATTCCTGTTCATAATgtgaaaaacaaaatcgATAAAActgataaattatatagtgataataatataggaatcaataaaaatacaaaaaatagttgTACTTATAATAGAGACAAAAGCAAAATGCTCAACCAGCTTTGTTCTGAAAAAAGTAGTAAAGAAAGTAAACATTTAGCTAGCTGTGATATTAAAGgcaagaagaaaaaaaaaataataataaaaaatatgattgtaagtgaaaagaaatatttaaagaaaggtaatttaaaaattataccaAAAGAAGtgaaaagtataaaaaaagaaacagaTAGGAAAATTTCATTACAAAAAGTTACAATCTCTAATAAGAATAAAAGTgcaaatattaatgaaaagaaaaaagaaaaaaaaatacaaaatgacACATTATGTCGttccataaaaaataaaagaaatgaacTTGTTACTCAATTgagaaataaaacaatgtCAATCAAATATAGTATGGAAGAAAAAGGATATAAACCCATCAGCattatatcaaatataaCTACCAAACTAAAGGATGATATTTGTGATGAAGGGAAAATACCCAATAAAAAGCGAATTCAAAAAACCAGCAAAATCTGTTTAGGGTGGAAAAAGGATAACAAAAACATGGGTATATTTTCGTATAGCAGTGAGACTGAAGAAATTGAGGAAGCGCATAGAACCGAAAacgaagaaataaatatggaaataaaaaataatacaatcgAAAGAATAGACAGCATTACAAAAGATGAGtttattacaaatataGATACCGAATTAAgagacaaaaaaatgaattccACAAATTTTCTTtgggaaaaaaatagtctacaaaataattatgtaaataaaaaatatacaaatgaagaaggaaataattttataaatagtaataatataatgaacaaaaaaagatcaaaaagtttaaatagtataaatgatatatctCCTTTCAATTCTATATTAGTTACAAATGATCTTAGGATCAAAATGTGttatagtaataattatatagatGTAAAAAAAGCGATTCATGatgatattattaaaaataaagatcaaaataaaaaaatacacacatcaataaacaattataatatattaaattcgagtgatgatttatttttaatttcaatGGATTCTGAAAAAACAAGATCAAGTTATATTTTacccaaaaaaaaaaattcacatACAGCCATAAATGATACTACCAATTTAGTACTTggtaacaattttaatgatgaagaaacattttttaatcaaGGGCTTGAAAATAGTTTATCAAATAgtttatcatataaaagGGATTTATGCAAATGTAACCATAATGTTATATGTAACTATTGTACTTATAAAATACAGAACAAGCCAGTTTACAATAAACAACTATTTAGTAGTATCAAATTAACTAGTtctaataaaatagaattATGGAACGATCAAATGATGGATTCCATATTTTATCCTGATAATGAAAGAATAAAATCGgatcaaaaaatatctaCATATCCTCACTTTGATCATAAAGGTGTTTTGTTTGAGCCCAATAAAAATGCCCCATCACATTGTAACACATTAACAgaatcaaatatatttatttttgatatcgttgatgaaaattattcaaagtttgtagaaaatgaaaatagaaataacAACATATGTAATGGTGAAGTAAAAGAaactaataatttaaatgaaaaacaaaatgataatgGAACGGAGATGCACATTTTTGCTGACAAcgaatatgaaaaaaagaatataaaaattaaatttgaaaaaaattgtgcAAAAGGccaaaaaacaaaaagcaAAAAGATGACTAACAATGTTACATTGAAAAAGTGTAAAGCTGAACATAAGGGAGTTTTAACAAATCTTAATGAACagccaaaaaataaagacaaaaaaaaaaaattaaaaataatttgtacTTCCAAAAGTAATAACCATAGTGTAAACACTTTTAaggatgataataaaaaacaagaaATGATTGTTAAATCGAAGAATGGGTGGTATGCAAATATATCTGATTTATCTCATGATGCAATCTCAAGGACaaagaaaaaggaaaagaGACGagcaaaaaaacaaaatagcAGCAACGATCATACtagaaaatatgaaaacaGCTTAGTTTTGTgtcatttaaaaacaagTGAAAATAATCCGTTATGTATACCAAAAGAAAGCACTAAAAAAAGATCTACATCTTTGAATGGAAAAAAGAGAGACATGAAAAGTAgtatgaagaaaatagaattaaaagaaaaagttttgacaaataaattttccGAAAAGTATATCGATTCATTAATGGCTTATAGAAATAGTCTACTTAAAAATGTGGAAGAAGAGgaagataaaaatgtaacacaaaatatttgtGAATTTCATCatagtaatataaattttaaagatgataaaacaaatcaaataaataaaatggctatattaaaacttttaataagcgataaaaataaaaaaagttatataaaaattgaaaaagaaaataaaatcataaAAAGATTAAATACTAATTTGTGTGTTAACAAAAGTaagcatattaaaaaaaataaaacaaaaaatggacaaataaaaaaacgtaACTATAATTCAATTAAAGcaaacataattttaaaaaaaaaaaataaaattaaatccttattaaaaaggaaacaCAAAAAGATATTCAACAGAcaccaaataaataatatagaaaaagaaaacggatcaaatataaaaagtattaGTATGGtgataaatgaaaatttagataattttatgaacaagATTGAATATGTAAGTaattataacaataatCGAAATTCCCATACCTTTGAAAACGTTGAAAATGGTGGAGAGAATAAAACAAGAACTTCAAAAACAGTGAAACGCACAAATTTGTGGGAAGAAATCCATATGCCAATTTGTGGAGAAAGCTATATTGAGGTATTACCAAAcgaacaaaaatatttgtgcTTAAATTgtgataaaaaagaaatagaaagggaaattaaatatagtatatatacaaaaaaatatattaaaaaaaaatataataataaaaaaaaatgcagcataaagatgaaaatattgtaCAAACGTCTTTACCAAACAAAAGacaatactttttttaaaatcccacaaaaaatgatgacaaaaaatatcatgCATAATTGTGACGATGAAAAAGAAGTGGACATACAAGCCGAGGCAGAAACGAACACAAGACTtgacaataaaatatatgacgATCCGAATTTGGTTATAGACAATTTTGTATTAGCACAAGGCACACCAAAGGATGCAAGCATgagcaaaaaaaagaaaaaaaaaaaaaaattaacattgGACTGTAGGAATGGCAAAGGgggaaatgaaaatattacacatgaggttaaaaataaaaaaataagctaTAACAATATAGTAACCATCGGAAAGAACGAAACAAATtttacgaaaaaaaaaatgccactaaacaaatttaaCAGAACTAGCTATAGTAGCGAAAATGTAGCCAATTTAGTAAAACCACACAAGCATGCTATTCAAAGTGCAGAAGTTTTTAGTCACAAATATGAGTCGGATACTCAGAAtaagttaataaaaataaagaagcCACAAAATATAGTTGAACCAATCGAAATAGGTGTAAACAATTTGacaaaaattgataaaataagttCCAACGAATTGAataatgttattattagtgataatgatataaataaagtaaagaatgaaaaagatgtgatgaaaaataaaatagaacTCAACTTTTGTTTTGAAGATTTCTTATCATCCGATTTGAAACAAAAACTTAACCATAGTAATAGTAGCACCAATATTAGCAGCAATAGTGACAATCTAAACAAATTAGAATGTGAATTTTCTTTagatttagaaaaatatgtgtTAAACCATCGTATCAATGAAataagtttaaaaaaaaaattaacaaacgtcgaaatgaaaaatgcaAACTTTGTAGAACAATCTGAAAATGTAAAAGAAACAGTACACATCAAATCCAATGAATGTGAAATAGTGAATAACAATTTGAATAGTAACAAAAGTGAATATGTGAAAAATGAGAACTCGTTTAAAGTTGTAAAAGCTGTGGATAAggataaattattttgctCCAATCTGTTTTATAGCAACCGCATTATTaatgaacaaaatgaaaaagatgaaaaaggtgaaataaaaaataaagtgtTTATGAAAAcgacaaatataaaagacaaaatttcaaataaaatccaagaaataaaaaataaaaacactAACCTTTTTAGAGCACTGTctatgaataatatttataaaacgGTTTTTTCAAAGGACGTACCTTTCCccatatatgaaaatgattataCTACAAAAGAgaaacagaaaaaaaattcaaaatctACAAGTGTGAATACAAGTAAACACAATTCTTatgaattaattaaaacaaaaagtttgggttataaaaaaaattcaaattatttttccaaTCCTGGATATTTTACTATCAagataaatgaaaaaggtACCAGTGAAAGTCGCCTTAAAATTGAAGACTTCCTAAAccattttgataaaaaccaaaaattaagaaattGTTATATACCTACTAGTGGAAACAAAGTATTTTTCAGACGATCAAAAAGTGCAATATTAttcaaaagaaataattcaaaaaaaaattatgaaaaaaaaaaatatatattacaaaacTATAAGAAAACTCAACATGaacaaaattgtataaCCAAACAAATAGACACAAATATGAaagagaaagaaaaaacaataaaaaaatgtgtctCTATGGTAAATGaagattttataaaaaataagtttccaccaaataaaagtttaataaataattcaataatatataaaaataattttttatcaaccCCTTGTTTTATGTTTGAAAgtactttaaaaaaaaatacttcaTCCCCAATAGGAAGacattaa
- a CDS encoding tRNA pseudouridine synthase, putative (pfam_scan;Pfam:PF01416.16; E()=1.3E-10;score=41.7;query 70-240;description=PseudoU_synth_1;~pfam_scan;Pfam:PF01416.16; E()=6.2E-10;score=39.5;query 370-467;description=PseudoU_synth_1;~iprscan;InterPro:IPR020103 : Pseudouridine synthase, catalytic domain;Superfamily:SSF55120; score=1.14E-55;query 65-483;description=Pseudouridine synthase, catalytic domain superfamily;~iprscan;InterPro:IPR020097 : Pseudouridine synthase I, TruA, alpha/beta domain;Pfam:PF01416; score=1.4E-9;query 370-469;description=Pseudouridine synthase I, TruA, alpha/beta domain), translating to MDESAKNPQKRKNNYLKNKERIEKLKFERNQRRKTEHEKKEEIKDGQYEKNEEVKDGQYEKNNKFKKYGLCVGYIGSRYHGCQGQGKEHMTIENEIERTLTKINAVKNNSKGFNYCLSRSARTDLGVHALYNLFVYNINIDVCEGENGNENGNDNSKPENGLVNNQTNSPKCDENNEENSHSQNVSENNNPLNTNNDKKNNTFEERKRKEKKFINLLNSNLPNDIKCFDIYKVTKSFDARKFCSFRLYEYLFPTYVLSPVQVVPKYEKIFEECVKHIDEYVENHKEAKKKKKETEKEKRKQHDEENDNKIDKPDEENDTKIDKPDEENKVEPKKASGKAWGLEAEDIFTIKEEKSDLTDDELNNLFEIFSNYRGYHNFHCFTKNNIDTTTFRYIKYFDVSTVKLYDHNFISIRILGQSFLMHQIRKMITLAVETFRNATPKNSIYYSLNTKSYIPILLFPPDGLMLVCPYFNSYNEKVCNPPDTPQICFDENEEILNFKKDQIGKSIIEKINQNVWKDWMAKINKYPFIYHFMKTKIEEEKTETNS from the exons atg GATGAGTCAGCGAAGAACCCtcaaaaaaggaaaaacaattatttaaaaaataaagagaggatagaaaaattaaagttTGAACGAAACCAAAGAAGAAAAACAGAAcatgaaaaaaaggaagaaaTAAAGGATGGacaatatgaaaaaaacgaagaaGTAAAGGATGGgcaatatgaaaaaaacaataaatttaaaaaatatggattaTGTGTTGGATATATAGGAAGTAGATATCATGGATGTCAAGGACAAGGAAAAGAGCATATGACaattgaaaatgaaattgaAAGAacattaacaaaaataaatgcagTAAAGAACAATTCAAAGGGGTTTAATTATTGTCTATCTAGATCAGCTAGAACAGATTTAGGAGTGCATGCTCTATACAACCTCTTTGTTTACAACATTAATATTGATGTTTGCGAAGGTGAAAATGGAAATGAAAATGGAAATGACAATAGTAAGCCTGAAAACGGCTTGGTAAATAATCAGACTAACTCACCAAAAtgtgatgaaaataatgaagaaaattcACATTCACAAAATGTTAgcgaaaataataatccaCTTAACactaataatgataaaaaaaataatacatttgaagaaagaaaaagaaaagaaaaaaaatttataaatttattaaattcaaACTTAccaaatgatataaaatgctttgatatttataaagTTACAAAAAGTTTTGATGCAAGAAAGTTTTGCTCCTTTAGATTATACGAGTATTTATTTCCAACATATGTTTTAAGTCCTGTACAGGTTGTTccaaaatatgaaaaaatttttgaaGAATGTGTAAAACACATTGATGAGTATGTGGAAAATCACAAGGAagcaaaaaagaaaaagaaggaaacagaaaaggaaaaaagaaaacaacatgatgaagaaaatgacaACAAAATTGACAAGCcagatgaagaaaatgacaCCAAAATTGACAAGCCAGATGAGGAAAACAAAGTAGAGCCTAAAAAAGCAAGTGGGAAAGCCTGGGGATTAGAAGCAGaagatatatttacaataaaGGAAGAGAAAAGTGATTTAACAGATGATGagttaaataatttatttgaaattttTAGCAATTATAGAGgatatcataattttcattgttttacaaaaaataatatagatacAACAACATttagatatataaaatattttgatgtAAGTACTGTCAAATTATAtgatcataattttatatcaaTAAGAATATTAGGtcaatcatttttaatgcatcaaattagaaaaatgaTAACCTTAGCTGTTGAAACATTTCGTAATGCTACTCCAAAAAAttctatttattattctttaaatacaaaaagttatattcctatattattatttccacCTGATGGATTAATGCTTGTATGTCCTTACTTTAATTCATACAATGAAAAAGTTTGTAACCCTCCTGATACTCCTCAAATATGttttgatgaaaatgaagagATCCTAAACTTTAAAAAAGATCAGATAGGAAAATCGATCatcgaaaaaataaaccaaAATGT GTGGAAAGATTGGATGGCTAagattaataaatatccCTTCATTTATCACTTTATGAAAACCAAAATTGAGGAAGAAAAAACGGAAACTAATAGTTAG